Proteins from a genomic interval of Nostoc sp. TCL240-02:
- a CDS encoding pentapeptide repeat-containing protein — translation MKYWRLLASFVLAMVLFLFPLSAEAASSSSITRSVGNDELKVKDYSGQSLVGTEFTNLKLENANFSNADLRGGVFNGTLLEGANLHGADFSEGIAYLTRFKNADLSDAVLTDAMMLRSIFDDVNVTGADFTNAILDGTQVKKLCVKASGVNSKTGVDTRQSLGCK, via the coding sequence ATGAAATATTGGCGGCTGTTAGCTAGCTTTGTCTTAGCTATGGTTCTTTTTTTGTTTCCCCTATCGGCGGAAGCTGCAAGTTCTTCTAGTATTACCCGTTCTGTGGGTAATGATGAACTAAAGGTGAAGGATTACTCTGGTCAAAGTTTAGTTGGTACTGAGTTTACTAATCTCAAATTAGAGAATGCTAATTTTAGCAATGCTGACTTACGTGGTGGCGTGTTCAACGGTACCCTATTGGAGGGAGCAAATCTGCATGGTGCTGATTTTAGTGAAGGCATAGCTTATCTCACAAGGTTTAAGAATGCTGATTTAAGTGATGCGGTGTTGACCGATGCAATGATGCTGCGTTCTATTTTTGATGATGTAAATGTCACAGGCGCTGATTTTACGAATGCAATTTTAGATGGGACGCAAGTGAAAAAGCTTTGTGTTAAAGCAAGTGGGGTAAATTCTAAAACTGGTGTAGATACTCGC